The Pygocentrus nattereri isolate fPygNat1 chromosome 4, fPygNat1.pri, whole genome shotgun sequence genome includes a window with the following:
- the zbtb2b gene encoding zinc finger and BTB domain-containing protein 2b, translating into MELANHGLILLQQLNAQREFGFLCDCTVAIGDVFFKAHKAVLAAFSNYFRMLFIHQDSDCVRLKPADIQPDIFSYLLNLMYTGKLAPQLIDPARLEQGVKFLHAYPLIQEASLASQAAFSHPEPSIRLSTSLYGIQISDQQGTVSNRLSARRQSSPIDSDNAGVLDGKSASTNTSVSQTGSGSRLQPEMEVEVSTSHIQFGREGFEVDASACETSSASASVNSNTILHVKPSIMRRSSSFRKHYTCHVCGSRFNQRAALREHLLWHAQAVPPLMVEVGGAASPVLPGGAATPEVEEVLTGVGAAAATPIMVDMVSDGEQPLSGAKVSPRGETAVAVPTTAAASLCGAQPQADTPPPSDIADIDNLEGAADVEREVKRRKYECSTCGRKFIQKSHWREHMYIHTGKPYRCSACGKSFCRANQAARHVCLSQGAELAYTMVDRQSMELCAADDSSQMEALFLGSSGRPYKCNVCEMTFSNPNEVIKHLCFNQGTLSDGSVLGMGVSGLNSDKVAKDEGSDSSSGGPLVTAIKTEEVVVE; encoded by the exons ATGGAGCTGGCCAACCATGGTCTTATCCTCCTGCAGCAGCTCAACGCACAGAGGGAGTTTGGCTTCCTGTGTGACTGCACAGTTGCCATTGGTGACGTCTTTTTTAAAGCACACAAGGCTGTGCTGGCCGCCTTCTCCAACTACTTCAGAATGTTATTTATTCACCAAGACAG CGACTGTGTCCGTTTGAAGCCTGCAGACATCCAGCCTGATATCTTCAGCTACCTCCTCAACCTGATGTACACTGGTAAACTGGCTCCTCAGCTTATAGACCCCGCCCGGCTAGAGCAGGGCGTGAAGTTCTTGCACGCTTACCCCCTCATCCAGGAGGCTAGTTTAGCTAGCCAAGCAGCCTTCTCTCATCCTGAACCCAGCATTCGACTTTCCACTTCCCTATATGGCATCCAGATATCAGACCAGCAGGGGACTGTGTCCAATCGTCTTTCAGCCAGGAGGCAGTCTTCACCCATTGACTCAGACAATGCTGGTGTGCTTGATGGGAAAAGCGCTTCCACAAACACATCTGTCTCGCAGACAGGGTCTGGATCCAGACTCCAGCCGGAGATGGAAGTAGAGGTATCGACTAGCCATATCCAGTTTGGTAGAGAAGGATTTGAGGTAGATGCATCAGCCTGTGAGACTTCATCTGCTTCAGCCAGTGTCAACAGCAACACCATCCTTCACGTGAAGCCAAGCATCATGAGGAGAAGTTCTTCTTTCAGAAAGCACTACACCTGCCATGTTTGCGGGAGTCGCTTCAACCAGCGAGCGGCTCTCAGGGAACATCTCCTTTGGCATGCCCAAGCTGTGCCTCCTCTAATGGTAGAGGTAGGAGGTGCAGCTTCCCCTGTATTGCCTGGAGGAGCTGCCACGCCTGAGGTTGAGGAAGTTCTTACAGGTGTTGGAGCAGCTGCAGCCACTCCCATCATGGTGGACATGGTCAGTGATGGTGAGCAGCCTCTTTCTGGTGCTAAAGTCTCTCCACGTGGCGAAACAGCAGTCGCGGTCCCTACAACCGCAGCAGCGAGCTTATGTGGAGCCCAGCCACAGGCAGACACACCTCCCCCATCAGATATAGCTGACATCGACAACCTGGAAGGAGCAGCAGATGTGGAGCGGGAGGTCAAGAGGAGAAAGTATGAGTGCTCCACCTGTGGACGCaagttcatccagaagagccaTTGGCGGGAGCACATGTATATCCACACAGGCAAGCCATACCGCTGCAGCGCCTGCGGAAAGAGCTTTTGCCGGGCCAACCAGGCAGCACGCCACGTGTGCCTGAGCCAGGGGGCCGAGTTAGCCTACACTATGGTGGACAGGCAGAGCATGGAGTTGTGCGCGGCTGACGACTCCAGCCAGATGGAGGCGCTGTTCCTGGGCTCCTCAGGGAGACCATACAAGTGTAATGTGTGCGAAATGACCTTCTCCAACCCCAACGAAGTCATCAAGCACCTGTGCTTCAACCAGGGGACGCTTTCCGACGGAAGTGTTTTGGGAATGGGGGTCAGTGGATTGAATAGTGACAAAGTGGCCAAAGATGAGGGTTCTGATTCTTCCAGTGGTGGACCATTAGTAACGGCCATCAAAACTGAGGAGGTCGTAGTGGAATGA